Proteins from one Ahaetulla prasina isolate Xishuangbanna chromosome 2, ASM2864084v1, whole genome shotgun sequence genomic window:
- the LOC131193424 gene encoding zinc finger protein 420-like isoform X2, translated as MAAERLGGKGDDPSLEMLFGGIPQEDPTRKRRSETKVTSMLSSGTLVVRGGALVFPRKNSVSFEDVAVFFSVEEWTLLDCEQKTLYQEVMLENAKNVASLSDGWEMESSGQEAAAPLPKDKKEVAEKFSGKPRPLEKVLKGEPGKCSTLPCADINVFLAKDVHPKRDACPRCGKVASDVSGLCNRCRSHIVEKQNESGKRSRRTFLLTLCQRIQGEKPYKCLVCGKCFKDLSHFTSHYRVHTGERPYKCTVCGKCFKNPSHLICHTRIHTGEKPYKCTECGKRFTESRSLTCHKRIHTGEKPYECKECGKCFNQKHSYTVHNRIHTGEKPYVCLECGKCFTESSSLTCHKRIHTGEKPYKCTECGKCFSESGSLASHKTIHTGVKPYECQECGKSFRASVLLASHIRIHTGEKPYKCTECIKSFRSAKHLSFHKRKHTGEKPYKCQECGKCFTESGSLTYHKRIHTGEKPYKCQECGKSFRASSFLTSHKRIHTGEKPYKCKNCAMSFSQNYQYAIHNRIHTEEKPYKCTECGKGFHKNSHLTYHKRIHTGEKPYKCKECGKSFIQKYQYTEHNRIHTGEKPYKCTECGKSFRASSFLTSHKKFHAEEKPYKCVECGKPFTNSGSLAIHRRIHTGEKPYQCKECGKSFSQKHHYTRHSRIHTGEKPYKCMQCGKCFTESRSLTCHQRIHTGEKPYECADCGRRFTESRSLTSHKRIHTGEKPYKCLECGKSFRASSSLTSHKRIHTGEKPYKCKNCSKSFRQKYNYTIHNRIHTGEKPYKCMECGKSFHSQKLLPSHKRIHTREKTYRGKKCDKRFSQKHHSTEHNTIRTGEKPYRCTECGKCFTESGSLTSHQKIHTHEKSYNCMGNGIYSTSVPV; from the exons AGACCAAAGTAACATCGATGTTATCTTCTGGAACATTGGTTGTCCGTGGTGGAGCCCTTGTTTTTCCAAGGAAG AATTCCGTTTCCTTTGAGGATGTCGCTGTGTTTTTCTCTGTGGAGGAGTGGACCCTGCTGGATTGTGAGCAAAAGACTTTGTACCAAGAGGTCATGCTGGAAAACGCAAAGAACGTGGCCTCCTTAA GTGACGGATGGGAGATGGAGAGTTCCGGCCAAGAGGCAGCAGCACCTTTgccaaaagacaaaaaagaagttGCGGAAAAGTTTTCCGGAAAGCCACGTCCTTTGGAAAAAGTGTTAAAGGGGGAGCCGGGGAAATGCTCTACTTTACCATGTGCAGATATCAACGTCTTCTTAGCCAAAGATGTTCACCCCAAAAGAGACGCGTGTCCAAGGTGTGGAAAAGTAGCCTCAGATGTATCAGGATTATGCAATCGTTGCAGAAGCCACATTgtagagaaacagaatgaaagcGGAAAACGTTCCAGAAGGACCTTTCTCCTTACTTTATGTCAGAGAATACAAGGAGAAAAACCCTACAAATGTCTGGTGTGTGGAAAATGCTTCAAAGATTTAAGTCATTTTACTTCTCATTATAGGGTCCACACAGGAGAGAGACCATACAAATGCACAGTGTGTGGAAAGTGCTTCAAAAATCCAAGTCATCTTATTTGCCATACTAggatccacacgggagagaaaccgtaCAAGTGCACCGAGTGTGGGAAACGCTTCACCGAGTCTCGTTCCCTCACTTGCCATAAAAGAATCCACACCGGGGAGAAACCGTATGAATGTAAAGAATGCGGAAAGTGTTTCAATCAGAAACATAGCTATACGGTTCATAACCGAATCCACACCGGGGAAAAACCTTACGTGTGCTTGGAGTGTGGGAAATGCTTCACCGAATCAAGTTCCCTCACTTGCCATAAAAGAATCCACACCGGGGAAAAGCCGTACAAATGCACCGAGTGTGGGAAATGCTTCAGCGAATCAGGTTCCCTCGCGTCTCATAAAACAATCCACACAGGGGTGAAGCCATATGAATGCCAggagtgtgggaagagcttcagaGCTTCGGTGTTACTTGCTTCCCATATAAGAATCCACaccggggagaaaccatataaatgtacGGAATGTATCAAGAGCTTCCGTTCTGCAAAACACCTTAGTTTCCATAAAAGGAAgcacacgggggagaaaccgtataaatgccAGGAGTGTGGAAAATGCTTCACTGAATCAGGTTCCCTGACTTACCACAAGCGGATCCACACCGGCGAAAAGCCCTATAAATGtcaggagtgtggaaagagcttcagagcTTCAAGTTTTCTTacctcccataaaaggatccacacgggggagaaaccgtataaatgcaaGAACTGTGCGATGAGCTTCAGTCAAAATTATCAGTATGCTATACACAACAGAATCCACACcgaagagaaaccatataaatgcacggAGTGCGGAAAGGGCTTCCACAAGAACAGTCACCTTACGTAccacaaaaggatccacactggggagaaaccgtataaatgcaaagaatgtggaaagagcttcattcAGAAATATCAATACACCGAACATAACAGAATCCatactggggagaaaccatataaatgcacggagtgtggaaagagttttagAGCTTCCAGTTTTCTCACTTCCCATAAAAAGTTCCACGCTgaagaaaaaccatataaatgcgtGGAGTGCGGAAAGCCCTTCACTAATTCGGGGTCCCTTGCTATCCATAggaggatccacactggggaaaAACCATATCAATGTAAGGAATGTGGAAAAAGTTTTAGTCAAAAACATCATTATACTAGACATAGCagaatccacactggggagaaaccgtATAAGTGCATGCAGTGTGGGAAATGCTTCACTGAGTCACGTTCCCTTACTTGCcatcaaaggattcacactggggagaaaccatatgaatgcGCCGATTGTGGACGACGGTTTACTGAGTCCCGTTCTCtcacttcccataaaaggatccacactggggaaaaaccatataaatgcctggagtgtggaaagagctttagagCTTCAAGTTCTCTCACCTCTCATAAACGGAtccacactggagaaaaaccctataaatgcaaGAACTGCTCCAAGAGCTTCAGACAAAAATATAATTATACTATTCATAACagaatccacactggggagaaaccttataaatgcatggagtgtggaaagagcttccatTCTCAAAAACTTCTCCCCTCCCATAAACGGATCCATACAAGGGAAAAAACATATCGGGGCAAGAAATGTGACAAAAGGTTCAGTCAAAAACATCATTCTACTGAACATAACACAATCCGcactggggagaagccatatcgatgcacggagtgtggaaaatgtttcactGAATCCGGGTCCCTCACTTCCCATCAAAAGATCCACACGCATGAAAAATCATATAATTGTATGGGGAATGGTATTTACTCAACATCGGTGCCCGTATGA
- the LOC131193424 gene encoding zinc finger protein 420-like isoform X1 codes for MAAERLGGKGDDPSLEMLFGGIPQEDPTRKRRSETKVTSMLSSGTLVVRGGALVFPRKNSVSFEDVAVFFSVEEWTLLDCEQKTLYQEVMLENAKNVASLTGDGWEMESSGQEAAAPLPKDKKEVAEKFSGKPRPLEKVLKGEPGKCSTLPCADINVFLAKDVHPKRDACPRCGKVASDVSGLCNRCRSHIVEKQNESGKRSRRTFLLTLCQRIQGEKPYKCLVCGKCFKDLSHFTSHYRVHTGERPYKCTVCGKCFKNPSHLICHTRIHTGEKPYKCTECGKRFTESRSLTCHKRIHTGEKPYECKECGKCFNQKHSYTVHNRIHTGEKPYVCLECGKCFTESSSLTCHKRIHTGEKPYKCTECGKCFSESGSLASHKTIHTGVKPYECQECGKSFRASVLLASHIRIHTGEKPYKCTECIKSFRSAKHLSFHKRKHTGEKPYKCQECGKCFTESGSLTYHKRIHTGEKPYKCQECGKSFRASSFLTSHKRIHTGEKPYKCKNCAMSFSQNYQYAIHNRIHTEEKPYKCTECGKGFHKNSHLTYHKRIHTGEKPYKCKECGKSFIQKYQYTEHNRIHTGEKPYKCTECGKSFRASSFLTSHKKFHAEEKPYKCVECGKPFTNSGSLAIHRRIHTGEKPYQCKECGKSFSQKHHYTRHSRIHTGEKPYKCMQCGKCFTESRSLTCHQRIHTGEKPYECADCGRRFTESRSLTSHKRIHTGEKPYKCLECGKSFRASSSLTSHKRIHTGEKPYKCKNCSKSFRQKYNYTIHNRIHTGEKPYKCMECGKSFHSQKLLPSHKRIHTREKTYRGKKCDKRFSQKHHSTEHNTIRTGEKPYRCTECGKCFTESGSLTSHQKIHTHEKSYNCMGNGIYSTSVPV; via the exons AGACCAAAGTAACATCGATGTTATCTTCTGGAACATTGGTTGTCCGTGGTGGAGCCCTTGTTTTTCCAAGGAAG AATTCCGTTTCCTTTGAGGATGTCGCTGTGTTTTTCTCTGTGGAGGAGTGGACCCTGCTGGATTGTGAGCAAAAGACTTTGTACCAAGAGGTCATGCTGGAAAACGCAAAGAACGTGGCCTCCTTAA CAGGTGACGGATGGGAGATGGAGAGTTCCGGCCAAGAGGCAGCAGCACCTTTgccaaaagacaaaaaagaagttGCGGAAAAGTTTTCCGGAAAGCCACGTCCTTTGGAAAAAGTGTTAAAGGGGGAGCCGGGGAAATGCTCTACTTTACCATGTGCAGATATCAACGTCTTCTTAGCCAAAGATGTTCACCCCAAAAGAGACGCGTGTCCAAGGTGTGGAAAAGTAGCCTCAGATGTATCAGGATTATGCAATCGTTGCAGAAGCCACATTgtagagaaacagaatgaaagcGGAAAACGTTCCAGAAGGACCTTTCTCCTTACTTTATGTCAGAGAATACAAGGAGAAAAACCCTACAAATGTCTGGTGTGTGGAAAATGCTTCAAAGATTTAAGTCATTTTACTTCTCATTATAGGGTCCACACAGGAGAGAGACCATACAAATGCACAGTGTGTGGAAAGTGCTTCAAAAATCCAAGTCATCTTATTTGCCATACTAggatccacacgggagagaaaccgtaCAAGTGCACCGAGTGTGGGAAACGCTTCACCGAGTCTCGTTCCCTCACTTGCCATAAAAGAATCCACACCGGGGAGAAACCGTATGAATGTAAAGAATGCGGAAAGTGTTTCAATCAGAAACATAGCTATACGGTTCATAACCGAATCCACACCGGGGAAAAACCTTACGTGTGCTTGGAGTGTGGGAAATGCTTCACCGAATCAAGTTCCCTCACTTGCCATAAAAGAATCCACACCGGGGAAAAGCCGTACAAATGCACCGAGTGTGGGAAATGCTTCAGCGAATCAGGTTCCCTCGCGTCTCATAAAACAATCCACACAGGGGTGAAGCCATATGAATGCCAggagtgtgggaagagcttcagaGCTTCGGTGTTACTTGCTTCCCATATAAGAATCCACaccggggagaaaccatataaatgtacGGAATGTATCAAGAGCTTCCGTTCTGCAAAACACCTTAGTTTCCATAAAAGGAAgcacacgggggagaaaccgtataaatgccAGGAGTGTGGAAAATGCTTCACTGAATCAGGTTCCCTGACTTACCACAAGCGGATCCACACCGGCGAAAAGCCCTATAAATGtcaggagtgtggaaagagcttcagagcTTCAAGTTTTCTTacctcccataaaaggatccacacgggggagaaaccgtataaatgcaaGAACTGTGCGATGAGCTTCAGTCAAAATTATCAGTATGCTATACACAACAGAATCCACACcgaagagaaaccatataaatgcacggAGTGCGGAAAGGGCTTCCACAAGAACAGTCACCTTACGTAccacaaaaggatccacactggggagaaaccgtataaatgcaaagaatgtggaaagagcttcattcAGAAATATCAATACACCGAACATAACAGAATCCatactggggagaaaccatataaatgcacggagtgtggaaagagttttagAGCTTCCAGTTTTCTCACTTCCCATAAAAAGTTCCACGCTgaagaaaaaccatataaatgcgtGGAGTGCGGAAAGCCCTTCACTAATTCGGGGTCCCTTGCTATCCATAggaggatccacactggggaaaAACCATATCAATGTAAGGAATGTGGAAAAAGTTTTAGTCAAAAACATCATTATACTAGACATAGCagaatccacactggggagaaaccgtATAAGTGCATGCAGTGTGGGAAATGCTTCACTGAGTCACGTTCCCTTACTTGCcatcaaaggattcacactggggagaaaccatatgaatgcGCCGATTGTGGACGACGGTTTACTGAGTCCCGTTCTCtcacttcccataaaaggatccacactggggaaaaaccatataaatgcctggagtgtggaaagagctttagagCTTCAAGTTCTCTCACCTCTCATAAACGGAtccacactggagaaaaaccctataaatgcaaGAACTGCTCCAAGAGCTTCAGACAAAAATATAATTATACTATTCATAACagaatccacactggggagaaaccttataaatgcatggagtgtggaaagagcttccatTCTCAAAAACTTCTCCCCTCCCATAAACGGATCCATACAAGGGAAAAAACATATCGGGGCAAGAAATGTGACAAAAGGTTCAGTCAAAAACATCATTCTACTGAACATAACACAATCCGcactggggagaagccatatcgatgcacggagtgtggaaaatgtttcactGAATCCGGGTCCCTCACTTCCCATCAAAAGATCCACACGCATGAAAAATCATATAATTGTATGGGGAATGGTATTTACTCAACATCGGTGCCCGTATGA
- the LOC131190437 gene encoding vomeronasal type-2 receptor 26-like, with translation MIHELLLVLRSYLGGLFVDSGLQINQNSQILPNISLGYDVYENYYEARMTADALMDLLSTGQANVPNYLCGTEKRLLAVIEGAESDISNQISTMSSLYKMPQISYGFVSETLNDKTRFPFIYRMVPKEDYLYWGIAKMLQRFGWNWVGLLAPDTNNGKRFLQTLNPILTSNTICVAFSVSIPTLSWKMSLLRNEPFDLWNHVSVLIYYGEIRYFYHFIRFIQISVQSHIKPLLAKVWITTATWDLFMNLSYDILSPRHLQGFFSFLIHVGKRPRYDEAFFIPMQKFGRKAFNCSYSKHVFSVKGRMRCQENEDLETLREEVVEKTLSLDGYGIYNLAWAVARASHAAYLSRSKPKAMKERDRRLILQKWQLHPFLGVSHFYNTCMKGVFLDEKGDLAAKFDIVNWMPFPNKSFGAVKFGRIDRPRGSKDLEFILDQEVTNWSRKFNQSLPRSRCTESCRPGQAKVVLEGRPLCCYGCAMCAKGTISTQEDAEKCTRCPEDQHPNKEQTECIPKKVTFLSYKEDMGIILASFSLILSLVTAFILAIFIKFLETPIVKANNRDLSYILLVSLLLSFLTSLLFIGRPRAATCLLRQTSFSIIFSIAVSSILAKTITVVLAFLATRPGNAVRRWLGKTLANCIVLSGSSLQAIICSIWLGVSSPFPEADMHSQPEEIVLKCNEGSVTMFYGALSYMGFLAAICFTVAFLARNLPGAFNEAKLITFSMLVFCSVWVSFVPTYLSTKGKYMVAVQVFSILASSAGLVGCMFIPKCYIVLIRPDLNTKEQLTAKSRDGLSVNAK, from the exons ATGATCCATGAGCTGCTGCTGGTGCTGCGCAGCTACCTGGGTGGCCTCTTCGTGGACAGTGGCCTGCAA ATCAACCAGAATTCCCAGATTTTGCCCAATATATCCCTGGGTTATGACGTTTACGAGAACTATTATGAAGCAAGAATGACTGCTGACGCCCTGATGGACTTACTCTCCACCGGGCAAGCAAATGTTCCAAACTACCTTTGTGGAACAGAGAAGAGGCTTCTGGCTGTGATTGAAGGGGCCGAATCTGATATTTCCAATCAGATTTCTACCATGTCGAGCCTCTACAAAATGCCACAG atcAGTTACGGTTTTGTGTCTGAAACTCTGAATGACAAAACCCGGTTCCCGTTCATCTACCGGATGGTCCCCAAAGAAGATTACTTGTATTGGGGAATCGCCAAAATGCTCCAACGTTTTGGGTGGAATTGGGTCGGTCTCCTTGCCCCGGACACTAACAACGGCAAAAGATTCCTGCAGACTTTGAACCCCATATTAACCAGCAACACAATTTGCGTTGCCTTCTCAGTGAGCATCCCAACCTTGTCCTGGAAAATGAGTCTCCTACGCAATGAACCATTTGACTTGTGGAACCACGTCAGCGTTTTAATATATTATGGAGAAATTCGCTATTTCTACCACTTTATACGCTTTATTCAAATCTCTGTTCAAAGTCACATCAAGCCTCTCCTGGCGAAAGTTTGGATCACCACGGCAACGTGGGACCTCTTCATGAATTTATCTTATGACATTCTGTCTCCTCGGCATCTCCAGggtttcttctctttcttaatcCATGTTGGAAAAAGACCACGATATGATGAAGCGTTTTTCATCCCTATGCAAAAGTTTGGCAGAAAGGCATTTAATTGTTCGTATTCCAAACACGTCTTTTCTGTGAAAGGAAGGATGAGGTGCCAGGAGAATGAAGATCTGGAGACCCTGCgggaagaggtggtagaaaaaactCTCTCTCTGGATGGCTACGGCATTTACAACCTCGCCTGGGCAGTCGCTCGGGCGTCACACGCTGCCTACTTATCCAGGTCCAAGCCGAAAGCGATGAAGGAAAGAGATCGGAGGCTGATCCTTCAGAAATGGCAG CTTCATCCTTTCCTGGGAGTTTCCCACTTCTACAATACTTGCATGAAGGGAGTTTTTCTGGATGAGAAAGGGGACCTTGCTGCCAAATTTGATATCGTGAACTGGATGCCCTTTCCTAATAAGTCCTTTGGGGCAGTGAAGTTTGGGAGGATAGATCGACCACGGGGGTCCAAAGATCTGGAATTCATCCTTGACCAGGAGGTCACAAACTGGTCCCGGAAGTTTAACCAG TCTCTGCCTCGCTCCAGGTGTACCGAAAGTTGTCGTCCTGGCCAAGCCAAAGTGGTCCTGGAAGGAAGGCCTCTTTGCTGCTACGGGTGTGCTATGTGTGCAAAAGGCACCATCTCCACACAGGAAG ATGCAGAGAAGTGCACAAGATGTCCAGAAGATCAACATCCAAATAAAGAGCAAACCGAATGCATCCCCAAGAAAGTAACTTTCTTGTCTTACAAAGAAGACATGGGGATAATCCTGGCTTCCTTTAGCCTCATCTTGTCTTTGGTCACAGCATTCATCTTAGCAATCTTCATCAAATTCTTAGAAACTCCCATAGTCAAggccaacaaccgggacctctcctacatcctcctggtcTCTCTTCTATTGTCCTTCTTGACTTCCCTCCTCTTCATTGGTCGTCCAAGGGCAGCTACCTGCCTTCTCAGACAAACATCCTTCAGCATCATCTTCTCTATTGCAGTGTCTTCCATCTTAGCCAAAACGATTACAGTGGTGTTGGCTTTCCTGGCCACAAGACCTGGGAATGCTGTGAGGAGATGGCTGGGAAAGACTCTGGCCAATTGTATTGTCCTTTCCGGTTCTAGTCTCCAAGCGATCATCTGTAGCATCTGGCTGGGAGTTTcttccccattccctgaggctgaCATGCACTCCCAGCCAGAAGAGATTGTCCTGAAGTGCAACGAAGGCTCTGTCACCATGTTTTATGGTGCCCTCTCATACATGGGCTTcttggctgccatctgcttcacagtggctttcctggccaggaacctccctggggccttcaatgaagccaagctgatcaccttcagcatgctggtcttctgcagtgtttggGTGTCTTTCGTGCCCACCTATCTCAGCACCAAAGGAAAGTACATGGTGGccgtgcaggtcttctccatcctggcctccagtgctggacTGGTGGGCTGCATGTTCATTCCCAAATGCTACATCGTTTTGATACGACCGGACCTGAACACAAAGGAACAGCTAACAGCAAAAAGTAGAGATGGTTTGAGCGTGAATGCAAAGTAA